From Mycobacterium cookii:
AGCGAAGACGGCGTGCTGACCACCATCGACATCGAGCCCGAACACCAGCGGATCGCCAAGGAGGCATTGTCCGACGGCGGCATCGGCCCGTCGCGGACCCGGCTGATCAGCGGTCGCGCGCAGGACGTGCTGACCCGGCTGGCCGACGGCTCCTACGACCTGGTCTTCATCGACGCCGACCCGCTCGACCAGCCGGAATACGTGATCGAGGGCATCCGGCTGCTGCGCTCCGGCGGGGCGATCGTCGTGCACGGCGCGGCCTTGGGCGGACGGGCCGGCGATCCGGCGGCCCGCGATGCCGAGGTGGCGGCGGTACGCGAGGCAGCGCGGCTGATCGCCGAGAACGAGCTGCTCACGCCCGCGCTGGTGCCGCTCGGCGACGGCCTGCTGGCCGCCGTCCGGGACTGATCCCGACCTTTTACGAATTCGTGACGGTGCAAATCCTTGACGTGTGACTGAACGAGTGTTTAGCATTCTAAACATGCGTTCAGCCGACGATCTGACCGCCGCGGCCCGGATTCGGGACGCCGCGATCAAGTGCTTCGGCGAGCAGGGGTTCAATGTCGGCCTGCGCTCGATCGCCGAGTCGGCCGGTGTGAGCGCGGCGCTGGTCATCCACCACTTCGGATCCAAAGACGGCCTGCGCAAGGCCTGCGACGACTACGTCGCCGAGGAGATCCGCAGCGTTAAGTCCGAGGCGATGAACTCCAGCGACCCGGCGACCTGGTTCGCGGCGATGGCCGAGATCGAGGAGTACGCGCCGCTGATGGCCTACCTGGTGCGCAGCATGCAGACCGGTGGTGAGCTTGCGAAAATGCTGTGGCGCACCATGATCGACAATGCCGCGAGCTACCTGGACGAGGGCGTCCGCAGCGGCATCCTGAAGCCCAGCCGTGATCCGGCTGCCCGGGCCAAGTACCTGGCGATCACCGGTGGCGGCGGCTTCCTGCTGTACATCCAGATGCACGACACCCCAACCGATCTGCGGGCGGTGCTGCGCGACTACGCCGCTGACATGGTGCTGCCCGCCCTCGAGCTCTACACCGACGGCCTGATGACCGACAGCCACATGTACGAAGCCTTCCTGGCCCAAGAAGAAAAAGGAGAAGTGGATGCACCCGATTGAGATCCGGGATCTGACCAAGACTTTCGGCTCGGTTCAGGCGCTCGACGGCCTGAATCTGACCGTCCGCGAGGGCGAGGTGCACGGTTTCCTCGGCCCCAACGGCGCCGGCAAGTCCACGACCATCCGCGTTCTGCTGGGTGTGGTGAAAGCCGACGGCGGGGCGGTGCGGCTGCTCGGCGGCGACCCCTGGCACGACGCGGTCGAACTACACCGGCAGATCGCCTATGTGCCCGGCGATGTGACGTTGTGGCCTAACCTGACCGGCGGGGAGACCATCGACCTGCTGGCCCGGATGCGC
This genomic window contains:
- a CDS encoding TetR/AcrR family transcriptional regulator yields the protein MRSADDLTAAARIRDAAIKCFGEQGFNVGLRSIAESAGVSAALVIHHFGSKDGLRKACDDYVAEEIRSVKSEAMNSSDPATWFAAMAEIEEYAPLMAYLVRSMQTGGELAKMLWRTMIDNAASYLDEGVRSGILKPSRDPAARAKYLAITGGGGFLLYIQMHDTPTDLRAVLRDYAADMVLPALELYTDGLMTDSHMYEAFLAQEEKGEVDAPD
- a CDS encoding O-methyltransferase; protein product: MATTDRTPGQSAPTSRAEQLSAHAEGSISEDAVLLAARERAADIGVGAVTPAVGALLSLLTKLSGGKAVVEVGTGAGVSSLWLLSGMSEDGVLTTIDIEPEHQRIAKEALSDGGIGPSRTRLISGRAQDVLTRLADGSYDLVFIDADPLDQPEYVIEGIRLLRSGGAIVVHGAALGGRAGDPAARDAEVAAVREAARLIAENELLTPALVPLGDGLLAAVRD